From Lolium perenne isolate Kyuss_39 chromosome 5, Kyuss_2.0, whole genome shotgun sequence, a single genomic window includes:
- the LOC127298216 gene encoding serine carboxypeptidase 1-like, whose amino-acid sequence MKNISFLSMLLICLAGLQLHANASQEAQLRAFIASRKNTASSTNAFKVRNIADRVSSSLSAEISVSDKATDKITALPGQPEGVDFNQYGGYVTVDEENGRALFYYLVEAPSGAAEKPLVLWLNGGPGCSSLGYGAMQELGPFRVSQDNKTLVRNLNAWNNVANVIFLESPAGVGFSYSNTSTDYDLSGDERTADDAYVFLVKWLERFPEYKDRAFYISGESFAGHYVPELAATILLHNTYNNRTIVNLQGILVGNPYLDANRNIMGTVDFFWTHAVMSDEVYANVTKNCNFDSVDGSTLSEAACNGALEPFEEGNIDDYNIYAPVCLIASNGTYYPSGYLPGYDPCSDYPTNAYLNDPAVQNAFHARATEWQGCTNLNWKDSPMSMLATVKFLIENKLPVWIFSGDFDSVCPLPATRYTIQDLALPVTTLWRPWTAKEEIGGYVQQYAGGFTFLSVRGAGHLVPSFQPERALTMLSYFLQGVLPPYIEQQ is encoded by the exons ATGAAGAACATTTCTTTTCTCTCAATGCTTCTCATTTGCCTGGCTGGGCTGCAGCTACACGCCAATGCATCCCAGGAGGCTCAGCTGAGAGCCTTCATCGCGTCTAGGAAGAACACCGCCAGCAGTACCAACGCGTTTAAAGTGCGTAACATAGCTGATAGGGTTTCCAGCAGCCTGAGTGCAGAGATCTCCGTCTCTGACAAAGCTACCGACAAGATCACGGCGTTGCCCGGGCAGCCCGAGGGCGTCGACTTCAATCAGTACGGCGGGTACGTGACCGTCGACGAGGAGAATGGCCGTGCCCTCTTCTACTACCTCGTCGAAGCACCTTCAGGTGCTGCAGAAAAGCCACTCGTCTTGTGGCTCAACGGAG GGCCAGGATGCTCGTCGCTAGGCTACGGTGCAATGCAGGAACTCGGCCCATTCCGCGTATCCCAAGACAACAAAACACTCGTTAGGAACCTCAACGCCTGGAACAACG TCGCTAACGTGATCTTCCTGGAGTCGCCCGCCGGCGTGGGATTCTCATACTCGAACACGTCTACTGACTATGATCTCAGCGGAGACGAGAGAACGGCTGATGATGCATACGTTTTTCTGGTGAAATGGCTCGAGAGGTTCCCGGAGTACAAGGACCGTGCCTTCTACATCTCCGGGGAGAGCTTCGCCGGCCACTACGTGCCAGAGCTCGCCGCCACCATCCTGCTCCACAACACTTACAACAACAGAACCATTGTAAACCTGCAGGGCATCCTG GTTGGAAATCCGTACCTTGATGCGAATAGGAATATTATGGGGACGGTTGACTTCTTCTGGACCCACGCGGTGATGTCGGACGAGGTCTACGCCAATGTCACCAAGAACTGCAACTTCGACAGCGTGGATGGTAGTACACTCTCAGAGGCAGCATGCAACGGCGCATTAGAACCATTCGAAGAAGGCAATATTGATGACTATAACATATATGCTCCAGTTTGCCTTATCGCGTCCAATGGAACGTATTACCCGAGCGGCTAT CTTCCTGGGTATGATCCATGCAGTGATTATCCGACCAACGCCTACCTCAATGATCCGGCGGTGCAGAATGCTTTCCACGCTAGGGCGACAGAGTGGCAAGGCTGCAC GAACTTGAACTGGAAAGATTCGCCAATGTCCATGCTTGCAACCGTCAAATTTTTAATCGAGAACAAGCTTCCGGTTTGGATATTCAG TGGTGATTTCGATTCTGTGTGCCCGCTTCCTGCGACGAGATATACGATCCAAGACCTTGCCCTCCCTGTCACCACTCTATGGCGCCCATGGACAGCAAAGGAGGAG ATCGGAGGATATGTTCAGCAGTATGCCGGTGGGTTTACATTTCTATCTGTTAGAGGGGCTGGCCATTTGGTTCCATCCTTCCAGCCTGAGAGAGCCTTGACAATGTTGAGCTATTTCCTCCAAGGAGTGCTCCCACCTTACATCGAACAGCAGTGA